AAGCGGGGCACATTGCAGTGCCAGTTGAGTCTTTAATTCTTTTTTATCCATCTTCTCCAGAATCTCTAACACTTCCCTGCTCATGGTCATCTCCCATAGATCGATGAATTTATGATCCATCGTCATAACATGTATAGTTAGTTTTTCCTAACTCCTGTTTAAAAAAGAAAGAGTTGCGAGAACTCATTTCCTTTTCTGATAGTTAGATTACACTAACTTTTGTTATTTGTCAATAACTTTTTTTATTTTTTTAGAGAGCGTTATTTCGGATCATTCTATATTGATCAGATTTGATACAACTGCACTGATCCGTTTTGAACCTAGTACTTCCCCTATCAACTCTGTAAGTTCTTCCTCTGAAGAAATCAAGAACTCACTTTCCTCCATTCCAAGCTCATCCGCTATTGACTTTTCCAGCGATACTTCTACTGGATAAATAGCAGCAACTCTATATGCAAGAAACATAATCCTGTATTTATATTTTGGTACTGCTTTTGCTGTTATATAAAATTCATAAATAAATTTGCTCTGTTGATCACCCAAAACATTTTGCACGTCAAAACTCATATTTTGTATAAATGCGTGCTCTGCTAGTTCATCTAATTTATAACGACTCTTGTAATCACCGTCATAAGGTGCGATCCTTGCAATCACTGTTCCATTTGTCATTTCAGACAAATATTCACATTGCTCACTTATAATATCGTGCGGTGTACGAATCTTCTCTTCTGTTTGTACTCTCCATAAATTCTGCATTATGCATCCTCCTTAATGCCAAATACGATCGGCAGATGATCACTATATTCTTTCCTGTTCGGTATCCCTTTACTATCTGCTAAAGCGCCCCTGCTGGTTTCTGTCACAATCTTTAGATTGTCTTTATCAAAATATTTTACCATATCAGCACTGACAATAACCTGATCAAAAATATGTTTATAAAAATTGACTGCACCTCCCGAATCATAACAGCATGTACTGTGTGGCGTCTTTAAATCACCAAAAAAATTCCACATCGGGTTATAAAACATCTGATAATTTTTTCCAAAAACTTTTCTCTGCCGCTTATTTTCAACAATATCAGCATATGGCAAAGCATGAAAATAATTCGCTTTTAACATTACCTCTTCAAACGGATCAGCATTAAAATCCCCTGCTATGATAACCTTTTTATGTCCCGCTTCACTTTGTGCCTCACACAATGCATCCATAAACTGTTCTGCCACAATTTCCCTGTCTCTGTTTTCAGCATATCGCTTACTTGGAAAATGTAACCCCGCAATTAAAAAGTCTGTTAATGCATTGTTTATGGAACATATAAAATAATATTTTGAATCCCTGATCAACTCTACATTAAACTTCATACTTACAAGCATTTTTGCCCTGCTGTCTTCTGGAACAGGTGCAGTTTTAAAATCCTTTCCATTCACTGAAAGCATATCGCACATAAGCTTCATATCAAAAGTATATTCAGCCAAAATCACAATGTCTATGTTATTTTCTAATATCAATTCTATTATTTTTTGCCTGACATTTTCTCCCCGTATACTGTTCCTGTCTTCCTCTGATCGTATTCCCGCATTCCAATACAAAATATTTATCATCCACAGCTCCATTATTTTTTATCACAAAGATTTTGGTCATAAAAATCTCCATTCTTGCGTGTGAAAAATGTATTTTTCACACTATAAACCCCGTCTTACTCCTCCAACGCCGCATTCATGACTTCCATCTTCTCCTCCGCCTCATAGATCAGGCGGCTGCATTCTTTTAACTCATCCGAAAAATCCATCGTGACATCCTGATAAAGCGATTTGTACTTGATGTCATGCTCCAAGCTCGCCCAGAGATCCATGGCAAGCGTACGGATCTGCAGTTCGACCGGCACCATCTGCTTTTTGTTCATAAAGTAGACCGGCACGCGGATAATGATGTGCAGGCTTCTATAACCATTGCCCTTCGGCTGTTCAATATAATCCTTAACTTCCATGATATGTATGTCGTCCTGTGCCATCAGACGATCCCGGATCAGATAGACATCCTTGATATAGGAACAGACCACACGCACTCCGGCGATATCATAAATATTATTGCAGGCTGCACTAAGCGTCAGATCAAGATCTTTCTTCTGGAGTTTTCCCAAAATGCTTTTCGCTGATTTTAACCTGGTATCAATATGATGGATCGGGCAGCGCAGTTTGCGGTATTTAAACTCGTCCTCTATGATCTCAAGGCGTGCGGTCGTCGCACACATCGCTGCGTTGTACATGCGCAGGATCGGATCAATCGTCTGGGAAAACTGCTCTTTCATGTCTGCAATATGCTCCATATCATCATCCACCATACCACGCACCAGCATCAGGCTGTTTTCCTGCGCTGCATCCATCATCCTGTCTTCCTCTGTGTCTTCCACCTTCACAGAAGCCGAATACTGTTCCTGCTCCACGTTATCCTCCTGTACAACTGTCTGTTTTTGCCTCATATTATCATTTATAATTGCCTGTTTCTGTATCATAATAAAAAACCCCGTTTCTAAATTGTTTTCACCTTCATTGCCACACATTCTTTTCACACAACAAATCTTAGGTGTAACTATCCCATACTATGAATATCAGTATAACAGATACCGCCCAAAACGGCATAAAGTCTGTATGAAATATTTATAAACAATTTAAAAACAGGGGTTTATTTTCCAGCTATTTTCCTATAATTCGATACCGCAGCCTTTCATCAGCTCTCTTGCGGAATCTAAGGAATCCACACCATGAAGGTTTTTGATCGGTGCAAACTCTTTTTCACGCACTACCTCATAAGGGATACAATCATCCATCATGTGTACCATATCAAGTACTAATGTCTCAAATTTGTAACCGTTTGGCTGCTCCGGTTTCACAAATGTACCGTCCACATCCATGTATGGGATTTTTTTCTCTACCACATGAATCGGCATTCTTGCATCTGCGATCTGCTCCAGTTTCTTTTCGGAAAACAGATAATTTAAGATAACACCAAAACCATATTTTAAATCACCGTTTTCCTTGCGTGCTGTTGCCATCTCTTCTGTCATCTCATAGTATTCTGCGATAGAAGGTTTGCCATCTTCAGTGCAAAGTACGCCGACACGTTCATCCGGTGCTGCTTTTCGTACCACTTTTGCTCCGCTTTCACAGCCATAAGCGATCGTGGCACCAACAAACTTCGGATCTGCGATGCGCTGTAAGCAGTTATCTACTGCAAATACATTGATCCACTCGATACCTCTTGTTTTAATATCAGCGAGCAGTCCCGCATTTACCATGGATGAGAACCAGCCTCCATTGCCATTTGGTGACATAGCAACTTCGGTCTGGGATTCCATATAAATTCTTCCCTCATAATCACATGCCGGCACCATTTCCTGTACAAAAAACTTCACATAGTCTTTCGGATAACCGAAATAATCATGTTCCTTGAAAAATGCAGTTGTATCTGCATGATTGATGTTACTTGTCATAATATAAAGAGGAACATATACTCCCGCCTCATCCGTAACGTCCATCAGATTGCGCAGTAACTGCTCAAACAAATATAATTCACGGTCAATTCCAATATTTAACGTACCCTTCGGTCTGTCAAGTCCGAGACGGGTTCCCTGTCCACCTGCTAAAAGTACGGCTCCGACTTTTCCCTCACGGATCGCCTTTAAGCCGGTTTCTTTAAATTCTTCTCCCCTTGCCTCGATCTCGCCAACTTCCACGGCATCTAACGGCGCAAATACCCCCCGCTCATTGACCGTTTCTTTTCTTTCAATATGCTCTAACACAGAAAAATCGATTTTCTCTAAACGCTTTGTCAGCTCCCCATTCTGCTCCGTGGTATTTTTCTCCATCATCGCTTTGATGTATTTCTGGTTATCATCTTCCCAAATTTTCATTCTCTTCTCCATTCTGTATTTTAAAATAATTGCAATACCGATTTGTATACATACGATTTCAGCCACTTACATTTCCTGATTGTATACAATCTGCTCTCCCTATTATATAATAGACAGTTCTTTCATGCAACCAAACCTTAGTTGAAACCACGGAATCCCTTTCCGATGATCTCGCTGCTGTTTGTGATCGCAATGAATGCAGACGGCTGATTCAACCGGATAAAATTACGGAGTTCCACCGCCTGGCTTCGCTTCATGACTGTCAGTATGACTGTTTTCTGATTGTGCTGGTAGGCACCTTCTGCCTGATAAACCGTTGCACTGCGGTTCAGTTTCTTCGTGATAAAATCACAGATCGGCTCCGGATCATTGCAGACGATCGTAAAATATTTACACAGGTTAATACTCTCGATCACATTATCGACTACCAGTGATTTTGCCAGAAGTCCGCACAGGGAACAGAGACCTGTCTGTGCATCAAACACGAGGCATGATGCAATGACGATTCCAAGATCAACCAAAAACAATGCCGCACCTATATTTAACTTTGTGTATTTCTTTAAGATCATCGCCACGATATCTGTTCCACCGCCGGATGCTCCGATATTAAACAGGATTGCTGACGAAAATGCCGGTAATACGATCGCATAGATAAGCTCTAATACAGGCTGTCCGGTCAATGGTCCATCCATTGGAAATACTCTTTCAGCAAAACTTAATCCCACAGATGTCAGTACGCTTACATAAACGGTTTTAACTCCAAATCCTTTTCCAAGGAAGATAAATCCAAGTACCAGTAACAGCATATTGATGATAAAAGTAAGATTTCCCGGTGATGTTGGGAGTATGGCACCTAATACGACCGCCATACCTGTTACTCCTCCAAAAGAAAAATTATTTGGAAATTTAAACACATATACTCCTACAACAAGAATCAGTGTTGCAACGGTCAGTACCATATACTCTTCCACTGTACGTTTGATCTTTCCAAGATTCTTCTGCATTTCTTTTGTCCTCGCTCTTTATACACTTCTATTGAATGAAACATTCCATAGATTATTCCAGTTCAATGCAGAAGAAGTATACTACATCTTTTTCCGATAATAAAGTACTTTTATGTAATATGATTTTTCCGTTTTCTGCATATATCAGAGATCACCTGTATGAACTGTTCCGCATCTAATGGTTTTGATATATGTGCATCCATACCGGCTGATAAACTTCTTTCTTCATCATCCGCAAATGCATTTGCTGTCATTGCAATGATCGGAATTGTTTTTGCATCTTCTCTTGACATCATCCGGATGCGCTGTGATGCCTCTAAGCCTCCCATGACAGGCATCATCAGATCCATCAGGATCACATCATATTCGCCCGGTTCTGATGCTGCAAATATATCGACAGCTTCTTTTCCATTCCAGGCTTCTTTTACCTTTGCCCCCTCATTTTCCAGAACAAATTTAGCGATTTCCATGTTTATCTCATAATCTTCCACCAGAAGAATCTTATCATTTTTTATTCCCTTTTTCTCATCCGTACCCTGTTCATCCTCTGTTTCCTTTTCCATGGTACGATCCACAAGAAATGGTATCACAATCGTAAACTGTGTTCCTTCTCCGGGTTTACTCACAAAACGAATCGTGCCTTCCATCTGTTCTACCAGCTTTTTTACAATCGCAAGCCCAAGTCCGGTCCCGGCATAGGAAGTACGCGCTGAAGTCTTTTCCTGCGCAAACGGTTCAAATGCATGTTTCTGAAATTCCGGACTCATTCCAATCCCTGTGTCAGTACATACAAATTCAAACACCGCTTTTTCATTTTCCGACGGCAGTTCCCTGCACTCTAAAACAACTTTTCCATTTGTTTTATTATATTTCACTGCGTTTGATGCAATATTCTGTAATATCTGCCGGATATGAAGGGAACTGCCAAGCAGATTTTCGTGGATGATTTCTCCCATTTTTACGGTAAGTGTGATTCCATGCTCTGTTGCAGCCATTCCGACTACCGTTTCCACTTCTTTTAATATTTCGTGGATTGAAAATGGCTTTTCCTCAAGTCTGATCTGACCGGATTCCAATTTATTCATATCAAGTACATCATTGACCAGTTCCATCAGGAATGTCGACGAAAGCATGATCTTGTCCAAACATTCTTCCTGTTTTTTCTGATTTCCGATATTATACCGGCAAATATCCACCATTCCGCGTATGCCATTGATCGGTGTACGTATATCATGGCTCATTCTTCGCAGGAAATCTGTTTTTGCAACATTTGCCTGCTCTGCCTGTTCTACGGACTTTTCCAGTTTTTTCTGATAATCCAGCTCACGCATCTTTTCGTCTGTGATATTTCTGCTCAGAAAAAGTGCTGCTTCCACATTTCCCTGTGAATCATAATGCTGGGGCACCAGCATGACTGTAAACCATTCACCTTTCGCGCTTTCCGTTTTGCAGTTAACATAGTCTTTTCCCACCAGCCTGTCTGAAATAGTATCAGGATTCACAAAATCAAGGAATTTCTGCCACTCCTGTTGCGCAACCGCATTTTTACAAAAGTACTTCATCATTTTTGCAGTACTCTTTTCATTGCCAATTATTTCCTTTATACGATCAGATGCTTTGATAATTTCCCATGTATCTTTTTTGAGATCAAACAGCATACACACGGAAAATACACTGCTGACGGAACGGATGATATGATATTGCTTTTCTGTCTGACGCATATTTAACTCTGCCACATATCCACGGATCAGCATAAACGTCATCCAGCACAGTATGTAGATTACAGCCACACAGATTACAGCTTTTGTGCGCAGTGCAAATACAGATTTTGTTGGAAAAAAAACATATAACGTGTAGTCCCCCATCTGCTTGCTTTCTCCGTACCAGCATCCTCCCGTGCTTTTTAAATGAATCATTTTTTTCTCATCCCCGGTATCGATATCCGGGATAAAAATATCCTGATATTCTTCTGATTTTACTGCGAGCAGTTCCTCCGAATTGGAACTTAAAATCTGTTTTCCATCTGTCACCGCAACAATTCCATTTTTCTCAAATGTAAGTCCTGTAAACAACGAATAGAAGGATATGTCACCATTGTCCTCCATGCAATTATCTTTTTTGATATAGGCAGCAATCAGTCCTTTTTTATTTCCTTGGGAAACCACCGCAAAATCATAGACTTCGCCCTCTTTATCCAGCCGTGTGATATATGCTTTTTGCGGATAATCCAGCGTATCTTCTACCACTGGTTTCTTCATCTCATCCTGCCAGAAGTTTTTTTCTTCCCACGCATCCCCAATCTGGCACACACAATTTAACTTGTCATCTAATACCAGTACTCCATCCAATCTCTGATCTTTCATATAGCGGATGATCATTGTTTCCTGATCCGTATTTTCCTCTTCCAGCCGCTGACTAAGCTCCAGTGTCTTATCTGCCAGACGGTAAAGACTCTTTACTTTATCGTTATTTTTGTAATTATCATATTGTTTCACGCGGCTCTGCATGAAATCGAGCGTCCCGTCTGCGATTTTTCCGACCCGTGTCCTGTCATATCCGGTAAAAACGCCAAAACATATCATTACTATAAAAATACCTGCCACAAACGGCATCCATATATATTTATGTGAGATAAACCCAGTCCAATTTTTTTTATTCAGCATTTGTGACCCCCAATGCTTTTTGGACATCCAGACCGTATTTTTCTACAATACCGCCAAGTGTTCCATCCTCCTGCATCTGCTCTAATATCTGTGTCATCTTCTGTGCCAGTTCCTGATGGGTATCCTTTTTAAAAGCAACCCCAAGCTCTGAAATATACAGACTCTCATCCAGCATACAATATGTATCCGGTGCACTCTGCACAAATCTCTCTAATGCACTCTCATGTCCGGCAATCGCATCCACATACCCTTTTCTGAGACTTGCGTAGATCTCATCCATACCGGACATACTGTATACCCTTTCTACTTCCGGGATTCCCGGAAAACTCCCTTTGAGCAAAATCTCCTCCGGTTTCGTTGTCGCCTGAACTGCAATTCGTTTTCCTTCCAGATCAGATATTTTTGTAATCCCGCTGTTTTTCTGCACTGCAACGACCTGTCTGCTGTAAAGATATGGTCCAGCCCACTGATACTGATTTTCTCTGTCATTCATGGTAAAGGATCCCCACAGACAGTCCACCTCACCATTGTCTAAATATTCATCCTTTTTATCCCATGTAATACGCAA
The Roseburia rectibacter DNA segment above includes these coding regions:
- a CDS encoding exonuclease/endonuclease/phosphatase family protein, whose translation is MLVSMKFNVELIRDSKYYFICSINNALTDFLIAGLHFPSKRYAENRDREIVAEQFMDALCEAQSEAGHKKVIIAGDFNADPFEEVMLKANYFHALPYADIVENKRQRKVFGKNYQMFYNPMWNFFGDLKTPHSTCCYDSGGAVNFYKHIFDQVIVSADMVKYFDKDNLKIVTETSRGALADSKGIPNRKEYSDHLPIVFGIKEDA
- a CDS encoding hybrid sensor histidine kinase/response regulator; the protein is MLNKKNWTGFISHKYIWMPFVAGIFIVMICFGVFTGYDRTRVGKIADGTLDFMQSRVKQYDNYKNNDKVKSLYRLADKTLELSQRLEEENTDQETMIIRYMKDQRLDGVLVLDDKLNCVCQIGDAWEEKNFWQDEMKKPVVEDTLDYPQKAYITRLDKEGEVYDFAVVSQGNKKGLIAAYIKKDNCMEDNGDISFYSLFTGLTFEKNGIVAVTDGKQILSSNSEELLAVKSEEYQDIFIPDIDTGDEKKMIHLKSTGGCWYGESKQMGDYTLYVFFPTKSVFALRTKAVICVAVIYILCWMTFMLIRGYVAELNMRQTEKQYHIIRSVSSVFSVCMLFDLKKDTWEIIKASDRIKEIIGNEKSTAKMMKYFCKNAVAQQEWQKFLDFVNPDTISDRLVGKDYVNCKTESAKGEWFTVMLVPQHYDSQGNVEAALFLSRNITDEKMRELDYQKKLEKSVEQAEQANVAKTDFLRRMSHDIRTPINGIRGMVDICRYNIGNQKKQEECLDKIMLSSTFLMELVNDVLDMNKLESGQIRLEEKPFSIHEILKEVETVVGMAATEHGITLTVKMGEIIHENLLGSSLHIRQILQNIASNAVKYNKTNGKVVLECRELPSENEKAVFEFVCTDTGIGMSPEFQKHAFEPFAQEKTSARTSYAGTGLGLAIVKKLVEQMEGTIRFVSKPGEGTQFTIVIPFLVDRTMEKETEDEQGTDEKKGIKNDKILLVEDYEINMEIAKFVLENEGAKVKEAWNGKEAVDIFAASEPGEYDVILMDLMMPVMGGLEASQRIRMMSREDAKTIPIIAMTANAFADDEERSLSAGMDAHISKPLDAEQFIQVISDICRKRKNHIT
- a CDS encoding substrate-binding periplasmic protein encodes the protein MKKYIAVIFVCVTMLGMACGQKPDSGKEREELPQLIIGSDNYEPYNYLDDDGNPAGIDVELAEAVCDKLGYTPVFLRITWDKKDEYLDNGEVDCLWGSFTMNDRENQYQWAGPYLYSRQVVAVQKNSGITKISDLEGKRIAVQATTKPEEILLKGSFPGIPEVERVYSMSGMDEIYASLRKGYVDAIAGHESALERFVQSAPDTYCMLDESLYISELGVAFKKDTHQELAQKMTQILEQMQEDGTLGGIVEKYGLDVQKALGVTNAE
- a CDS encoding GTP pyrophosphokinase, which produces MIQKQAIINDNMRQKQTVVQEDNVEQEQYSASVKVEDTEEDRMMDAAQENSLMLVRGMVDDDMEHIADMKEQFSQTIDPILRMYNAAMCATTARLEIIEDEFKYRKLRCPIHHIDTRLKSAKSILGKLQKKDLDLTLSAACNNIYDIAGVRVVCSYIKDVYLIRDRLMAQDDIHIMEVKDYIEQPKGNGYRSLHIIIRVPVYFMNKKQMVPVELQIRTLAMDLWASLEHDIKYKSLYQDVTMDFSDELKECSRLIYEAEEKMEVMNAALEE
- a CDS encoding UTP--glucose-1-phosphate uridylyltransferase — encoded protein: MKIWEDDNQKYIKAMMEKNTTEQNGELTKRLEKIDFSVLEHIERKETVNERGVFAPLDAVEVGEIEARGEEFKETGLKAIREGKVGAVLLAGGQGTRLGLDRPKGTLNIGIDRELYLFEQLLRNLMDVTDEAGVYVPLYIMTSNINHADTTAFFKEHDYFGYPKDYVKFFVQEMVPACDYEGRIYMESQTEVAMSPNGNGGWFSSMVNAGLLADIKTRGIEWINVFAVDNCLQRIADPKFVGATIAYGCESGAKVVRKAAPDERVGVLCTEDGKPSIAEYYEMTEEMATARKENGDLKYGFGVILNYLFSEKKLEQIADARMPIHVVEKKIPYMDVDGTFVKPEQPNGYKFETLVLDMVHMMDDCIPYEVVREKEFAPIKNLHGVDSLDSARELMKGCGIEL
- a CDS encoding YitT family protein yields the protein MQKNLGKIKRTVEEYMVLTVATLILVVGVYVFKFPNNFSFGGVTGMAVVLGAILPTSPGNLTFIINMLLLVLGFIFLGKGFGVKTVYVSVLTSVGLSFAERVFPMDGPLTGQPVLELIYAIVLPAFSSAILFNIGASGGGTDIVAMILKKYTKLNIGAALFLVDLGIVIASCLVFDAQTGLCSLCGLLAKSLVVDNVIESINLCKYFTIVCNDPEPICDFITKKLNRSATVYQAEGAYQHNQKTVILTVMKRSQAVELRNFIRLNQPSAFIAITNSSEIIGKGFRGFN